A region of the Triplophysa rosa linkage group LG5, Trosa_1v2, whole genome shotgun sequence genome:
tcacaaaagaagatattttgaagaatgttggtaaccaaaccaatGGCGgtatccattcacttctattgtatggaaacaaaaccaatgcaagtcaatgggtacagcTGTTGTgcagttacaaacattcttcaaaatatcttcatttctgttctgcagaagaaagatagtcatacaggtttgaaatgacatgagggtgagtaaataatgacagaaatgtcatttttgtgttaactatccctttaaggggcAACATTAGATATCTTGAGTCATGCCATTGGGTTGTCATGGCTCTCAAAAGAAGATTTCTGGAGTTTGTTTTTACTCATCCAGCATTTACCAGGTGCAAGGCCTCCATCATTTTTTCATGTTGAAATACGCCATGAATTTAAAACTCGTGATGCAACGAGATGTGTTCAGCGCATAGAGTGAATCAAGGTATTAAAGATTTATCGCCCAAAAGAAGTGCAGGATTTAGGTTTTGAGATGTCTGAACACTGTATGGTCAGAAATATGTATGGTTCAAAattgattctttttttttaaatctaatcgtacattttattgtttaaagaaGTGAATTGTTTAACACGGGGTGGTGGAAAGTCAATTTAAGCTAATCATAACATTACAGCAAAACTATGTCtctttatttttgcacttctaTCTccatttttggggggggttgTATTAAAAAAGCCTTTTTATTTAAGCATCAAGCATTCCTCCACTCTGGAAAGATTTAATTCATACCTATAACCTACCTCAAAACGATATCTTAAACAGAACACTCTCCACTTCTAGTTGATGTGGGTATGAGGGATTTTATTGCAATGGTGATCCACAGGTTTCAGTGGAAGAGTTGAAGGCTGTTCTGTTTATTACCATCAGTAGATATGAGCTCTGAACTACACACTTCTAGTACAACTACACACACCGCAGCCAGGGAGAACATTAAATTCATGTTGCATTCATGCAAGCTAATTCTCTTTTATTTGCCTTAAACAACCTTCGCCTTTTTATGGATTCATTATTCATAAGGGACatgttctgtttctttttcctGATTTGTCTGTATGGTAGGCATGATGCACTGATGTAACTGTCATGATAGGAGGAAGTTGAATTATGGATATTTGTGCTTTGGAAACGGTTTAGTGTAGTTACTGTGCTATATACTGCGAGTAAACAAATACAGAAGTCAGGCTAAAATGAAATTACATATGCAGACAAACAATCAAAATGACAACCCAAACTTTTGGTGTACTATTGATATCTTGCGTCATCATGGGCCGGACTGTTACAAGATTGTGAGCTTTTCGAACTGAGTGTTCTGAACAACGTGGCACTTGTTTCTTTGACTGAGTTCCATGCCGTTGTACGTCAGAGCAGATTTCTGATGTTTcttttgtcaaaaaaacaaaaacgacGGTCCTCTCGCACTTGTAGATATAGATGCTTAGATGAACTAGAATGCCATAGATGTGAGGGGGTAAGAAGTAGAGCATTTAGATAATGGGTGGTAATAAATAAAGCACGATCTTAGTACAAGCacagtaatttaattttaatgtgGCATTAAAGATGGCGTTCAGTCGAACAATGTACAGACGTTACTGGTATTTCAGTTGCAACAGAAGTTCCATAGTGAATCTCAAAAAGCtatttaactgtaaataaatgtatgcaAATGTACATGTGTAAAAGAACATTCCTCTCCGAGTCCCGATTGTGAAGGGTGTCTATTGACTAGAGATTGGCGCCACGAGATGGCAGTTACATATGAATACAGGTAAACCTAGTGTGGTGTATGTGATGTATTAACTgacataaaaagcaaaaaacaaaaaaactgtttattatCGGTCTCTTAAGTAAGTTGTATTGTGTGATGAAAGTCTGAAGTGCGTAAAATGCATCAAATCTGTTATctaattttattgtaaattgacGAGTGAAGCAAAAGAACgttacatttttgtacatattggatttttgtaaatttttatttgattctaATGCAACACAAAGTACCAAATTCATTTAATAAAGTACACTGTGGTCATTTTATTGGACTCCCTTGCCACCTTCTTTCGGATCGAGTGTGAGTGAGGTACGAATTTTCAAGGTCAGAGACAAGCGTCAATGATGAGCAACGTTGCTTGTATGTAACATATGCAAAGTTCAGTGATGAATTTGTCTAAATATGTATTCTCACACCTCGTATGATTTACAGTTTTGCTCCCTAATTAGAAATGACTCCTGGAGATGCTGGAGGGACATTAGGACCACATGTATAATGCAACGAAAAAATCatgaataataaacattttctcccaaaaaatattttttatttttttcccagTGATTTTTGGGGGATCTACAAGGGATGCACAAAAGTTGTTAGTCAAtaccaaatatatttatacatatttatactTTTGCATACCCCATACACCAAACCTTATACACAAGACATAGGTGACAAAAACTGTGTCCATGCTGTATTTGATCTTTACATCACACaggatattttttttaaatagacagATTTACTGAGCctattggcccggtttcacagacaaggcttagcttaagtcAGGACTATgctttagttgaattaagatatttaggcactttttaaaaatctcttagaaaaatacattacggtgtgcatcttgagacaaaacaatggcactgacatattttaagatatgtcagggcaagttattttcagttaagaccgctctaacattcattttagtctgggactagccttaagccttgtctatgaaagcGCCATCAAGTGTTAAAGAGTGTAACAGCATTAAATCCATCagtatgtgttttatttatttttaataataaaatctgttataaaatCATAAACATCATGTTTGACAACATATTAGATTCAggaaccttaaagggatagttcacccaaaaaagaaaagtctgtcattatttactcacccccgggttgttccaaacttgcacaaatgtctttgttctgatgaacacaaagatattgtcagtaaccaaacaaatatCATTGCCCATTTACTGCCgacattctgcaaaatatcttcctttgtgttcagcagaacaaagaaatgtatacaggtttggaacaatctgagggtgagtaaatgatgacagcattgtcatttttcaggtgaactgtccctttaatgctgGTTGAAACAGTAATGAATTAATAACCATAAATCACGGGAATGTTATAAATCTTAATGAATTCTGAAAGTCTTGTATCTTGTGTTTATCACAATAAAACCGTGATGTGACTGCACATTTATGGCAAATCTGAGAGCTCGACAAACCATACCATCAATACCAACTGATAATATATAGACAGCAGTTTGTTCCTGACTTCTGATAAAGAGAGATATAACACTAGGACGTGAAGTATTCAAAATCAAACAACAAATGTGACATTGTTAGTTACaactgtatacatgtatatctAAAAATTAAATGTGCTTACAAActgtcccacacacacacacagaaaaaaatcacagtatgtttaatcatataaaacacaaacgacTTATAAATTGTAGTTGAAGTATTTGTGAGTTTATATTGGAAACATTGGCTACCCTGATATACTGCAACACATCTGTTTACCAATGCAGAACAGACtgatacttttaaaaagcattaaaaaggtACAACACAGTTTGTGGACAACAAACTATTTTGGCAGTGGTCCTTCAAATAGTTCAAAGTGTGCAAATAAATCCTTGATTCAAACGAAAtcacacaaaaactcaaaaccACACATTCTCCAACATGCGCAAGACTACACGTAGCAGATGTTACAAAAACACGCACCATTATTTCGATATCCAACATTGCTAATATGCTGATACTAATATGTTTTCATGACCCAGATATGTCCACTAGAGTGTCAGTAACATATGACGTAACAATATCATAAATAATATCCAGGACTCAATAAGTAGATTTTTCCAGTCTGCGAGAAGGCAAGTGTGCTAATCTTTGTGTTCCCTTTGAAATCGCTCCAGAAGAGCTCTGAGGATGTTTCCAGGTATCTTCTGGTGTTTGTCGATAAGTGCTTGAACTGCTTGCTGCACCTGAAAACATGGGTAGGATTAAAAAACCTTTTTATATGATCGCCATTGGTGTCATTTCTTGCCCGAGAGTCTGTCTTTCTTTCAGTCAAtatgtttttactgtgtatCCATACTGTATCTATAGGCACTGTGATTCATTCAACCCCATCTCAAGAAACAAAGTATTTGTGTTTCAGTACAATGTTTGTTGAAAGCTTAAAGCCCTTCTGACGCTGTCCTGTCCATTCTAAAAGCAAGAAACCCATCAGGCTCGAATAAGTGTTGTTattggttagagcatggcgctagcaatgccaaggtcatgggttcgatcccaggggattgcacatagtcagaaacaaatgtacagtacaatgcaatgaaagtcgctttggataaaaacatctgccaaatgcgtaaacgTAAATGTTATTGCTAACCACTTGATGGTGGCATGTGATGAAAGCAGGTGAGAGACCAAACCACTTTCTTTTACAGTAGTGTTCTTGTGAATGAACAGAGAAACTGCCTTTGGGAAGGCTGAACATCCTGCACATCTGTGACAAATGAATAAAGCATTTTCTCACTACAGAGTCCATACACTTGCATTTTTGATGAATGGTTGGAACATGCCCTTATAGGACAGCCTAAACAAATGACACTGCACAGAGTATGTTAGCGTAGTCAACAAAAGATCAGGACTCGGAAGGACAGTGTAGAGGTTAAAGCCTCTCGTAGGTTTTTCCGACATTTGAAAAAACCCCAGCTCAGCAACTACAACAAAAAGTCAGAACTTTACCTTTACAGGACCAAAGAGGTACACAAACAGACCAGGCGGTCTAAAGAAGTCCTACCTTTTCAGCTAACTCGGCTGCGTTGAGTTTGGGGTCATACGGAATGGGGTCACCCAGAAAGGTGCGAAATTTGACCGGAAAGCCTCCGTACACCGGTGCTATCGGCAGACGAAACCTCTCATACACCCATCTGTAAAATTCTGAAAGAATTTGAAGAAAAGTTGAGAGTTCTTTACAATGGTAAGTAATTTACAATAATTCACTCTTATCATGAAACCGTTCGaaaattgttttgtgtgtgactCACTTAGTGTTCCGAGAGAGCGAAACCCCTCCCTGACATTTTGAGTAAACATCGGTATTATTGGCTGGACGGAAGAAACAGATCCTTAGTACAACGAAACAGAAAAGTGTCTTCAAAATGAGAGACGGTCACTTACCACTTTAGAGTCGATGGCCACTTGTGCAAATCCTTTACGTTTGCCCCACAGCAGAGGGTAAGTCTCATCACTGAACAGGGCTTCCCGGACCCCTCCAGGAGAGATGCCCAGGAGGTGGCCGTTCTGCAGGGCTTTTACACATTCCTCCTGCGGTCCGTGGATAACGCTAAACACTTCTAAAATAAGCTTAAACCCTGGCGAGAAGGGCACTTATTAACATTCTGATCATAATGACACATTTAACCTATCATTCCCAAATGTACTGTTACTGAACAGTCACAGTGCCGCTTTAGGTAATGATATTGAAGTTACTAGGAAAATGATTTGCAAAATGAGTCTGGTTTATCAAATAATGCCAGCATGAAGTTGTTTTACCTGGAACCTTGAACAGAAAATGATCAGCCACTGAATGACAAGTTCTTCCTTTCTGAAGGATAACGTTTGCCAAGAAATAATAGTAGTCTATAGGAATCGCCCCATGGTAGTAGACGATTAGGGCAGGTCCTTCATCTGGAACCTTCTCTAAACCATGGATTTCATAACCTGTTATACAAGAAAGACCTGTTTTCAATCAAGTGGAAAACAATGAAACCATGCATTTCTGTGAGGTATGATATATTTAAACTGAAATGTTTACAATGATATACATTCATAACTAATTTGATGATTCATTTTTCCATGCAAAACTTAACAATGAAAAAATGACATCATTGCACTTTGTGAAATTAGAATAGATTAAATGTGCGTAGAATCAGACAAAgctgttagttagttagttagttagttagatGATAAAGACTGAGCAGTTTacaaatttgcattttaaaatgataatatatTGCCTGAAACATCAGATCATCATTAATTGAGCTGTCAAATGATAAGATGGTTTAATTTTAGCTGGGGTCCCTGATCTTACAGAACATATTTAGATATaacttttaataacttttttcaTTTCCAATTACACTTAGGTTATTCTTATTTATCCTTGAAAGATCTAAATAACAGCACAGTGGAAGAATGTGATGCTGCTTAATTTAGGATAACAAGATATAAAGTTctatcttaaaggaacagttgaccgaaaaatacaaattctgtcatcatttactcacccttaagttgttccaaatctgtctacatttcgttgttctgatgaacacagggcgaagatatttggaagtatgcttgtaaccaaacagttcttgaccaccattgactaccatagtaggaaaaatggctttataaatgtatttgttctgttgaacacaaaagaaaatattttgaagaacgtagaaaagcaaacaattctggggcacttttgactaccattgtcatttttctactatgttggttacgagcattcttccaaatatctttctctgtgttcattagaacaaagacatttatattcagatttgggacaacttgagggtgtggaaatgatgaaagaatttttatttttgggtggactgtcgCTTTAATGAACCCAAACAGAAGCCAAATCCCCATGCAGGCATAACACACCGTGCCATATAGCTCCATGTCCGTCCCAAAGGGTTGCCAGAGTTTTCCGTGCGCCATCCCACAGGTTGTTGGAATAAGCTTCCCTCAGCTGGTTCTTGCGCTTGTAGACGTGGAGAAAGAGGATGGACAGATATAGGAGGATGACTATGAGGAAAGGCAGGATAAAGACTATGGCCAGAGGTGTGAAAACCCAGAGCAAATACTCCAAGAAACTGAGGTAGTCCTCGAGATGGCCAAGCCCCGCCCACTCCTCCCACACATGAAACAAGCAGGAGAGGAAACCTACTGATCCATTCTCAAACAGGCAAGACTCATTCCTGCGGGACATACTGCTTCACTGTTAGCCTCTCCCAGTGGAAGATGGGATCAACAGGTCAACAATCTGCCTAAGGGCAGACCTGAAGATGGGAAAAAAGCACatttaagaaaacattttttacaagttttacaagcaaaatatatttttactattattctttataataaaaataaaaacgaacCTTATCCTTCGGAAAATGTAGTTCGTGCAAACATACCAACATCAGAGCAATGACCTAAAATACATTGACATTGATGGCATTGAGATCTTCACTCCTGTTCACTCTAACGTTACACTCAGTCACAGGCAAAGCTGCTGTACAAACGTCAACACCGTTCGGAAAAACATGGTCTAATTCATAAAAGATGTAAAGGAAAGGCGTTACAGTTAGCTCGATTAGCCCTGTCTGTCTTATATTACACTAGCTGTAGACGACACACGTCAAACAACAATCAGGAAAGCTTCCAGCAGCTGCGGATCTTGCCTTTTAAAAGTTACTTCATCTGAACAACTGTGACACTGAACCGTTTTGGAAAGCGTTTAAACCAAACGCAGCTCAAAGCCTACTTACATGATGTTAGCTCGATGAAATGGACACTATTGCCCTCAGTTAATGTTTTTCTTCCTGATTGAACCGGCGGCTCCCTTTACATGTGACACGAACCGCATATCGCGTTATCGGAGCTGCACAGACCGATCAGTGTATGACATTGAAATACCGCGGGAGCGAATCTACAGCACacatttgaatcgctctcgcggtactttagtTTCATGCGtagatcggtctgcgcagcatAGCACGTGCACCCGTTATGTCAACTTCCTCGAACGAAGGatttcataataaaagtcaATGAGCGTTATAAAAGCGATCTTTGTGTCGTGGACGTAGTGAAAAACTTTTAACGTGAAGAGAGAATTCCAAAACACGAGGGGGAACACTTTTAGCAAACCAGTGTGGCAGAAATGCGTGGAGACAGGGTATAGATTATCCATTAGTTTTAGTCCAGCTAGTTTTAATACGCTATTTATCGCGTTCCTCACTATCCTCGCAATCGTTTTTATTTCTATCATCTGAAAGATATGATAAGCTAGTTTTAAGGagctagttttttttttttttggatctCTTGAAGGATCGCTCTGACAGGTGTCATTCTCGCCTCTATCATGATTGCTTATGGAGAGCAGAATGTTGTTCCTCTAGCTGATATCATCTTCTATAAGGGttcagaaacagaaatgacaataCACTGCCTGTGTTCCCGGGCTTACGTCAAGTATGTATTCATGAGGATTTTCATTTATATAACGTTAACCTGAATGAATGTTTTTAccttaacatttttgtttatggACTAATGTCACTTAGTATTCTTATCCTGCAAAGTAGGAGTAAACGTGACAGACTTAACTGCACGGAGTATTGATCTTTTGACCACAAACATTTGATCTAAGTTAGTTCTTCAGCAGCAGTGGCCTAAAACCCTGATTTGAATTGTCAAACCTCTCAATTTGTTGACTGTAGTTTAACATTGGATGTTACCTATTTGCCATTGTAAATAATGACCACATTTCTCTTCTCATCCGCAGTGATCGAGAATTGTATCGGTCAGATCTTAAAGCCATACTGAGTCAGGCTGGTGATGAATTGCAAGGTACAGTTTCTCTTTAATATCTAGTAATTTCTAAAGAGAATGATGGCTTTATATATTTCTTGATTTGTATTAAACCTTGTAACGGGTTGTGCTATTGAAAGGCAAAGATTTACTTTGTAATCTGTCTTGTTTCTCAGTAGATGTTGAAGCTGATGATGAGGACGAGCTCCTGGAGGATCACATTGGgtctgaagatgatgatgaagaagagGAGGTGGATGAGGCAGAAGTGGATGAAGAGACCATGCTCATGGCCACTATGGGACTTCCTGTAGAGTTTGCCAGCTCATCACAACAGAAGAATCCTGTGtgtctttttacattttctaccTTTTTTATATGGATGATGCTCTGTTTGCATGGCTGTTCATTTATGGAAGCACTTTATCATAATGTTCTTAGTCTTTGCTTGCAGTCTTTCTCCACTTGCATGTAGTTAGAAggtttcacccaaaaaattctgtcatcgtttaattacccacatgttgttcaaaatctgtattgGACTCTTTCttgtgtggagcacaaaagaagatcatttaagaaatgtgcttttgtgctccatacaatggaagtccaaTGGAAGAACGAATGTTATCTTCTTccgtgtcctgcagaagaaagtagtttgaaatgacatttacatttttgagaaTTATACCtgaattgctttataaatttctttgttctgttaaacacaaaacagaaggtttgtaggaaagcaaaccttgtcatttttcctaattcctactatgatagtcaatggtggctaagaactgtttggttacaagcattcttccaattatctttctcggtgttcatcaatacaaagaaattcataaagatttggaacaacttgagggtgagtaaatgatgacagaatttttatttttgggtgaactgtccctttaagggcgCCATTCAGGTTCTTTTACTATGGTTGTTTACAAGTCACtggattgtttattttatttatttacttttgaaaGGAAGTCACTATAAAGTGTTACTACATTTTCTTCAGGAAATCAATTGGTTGTGCTTAGAAAAACCTAAAGGAATCATTGTTTCATGTCTTTAAGGGCCACGTCTTAGCAATACAAAAGAACAGAAGAGGCACAGAGCATTTGAAAACCCTCACAGATTATTCGGACACACACGAGGAGGACTCTGAGCGGGGACAACAGTGTTCTCTGAGTAATGTTGCTGAACCCTCCACTGAACAGACGGCTTCAGAAGAGTCCTGGTTGAGGTACTGGCAGCAGCAGGGTGAGAGTCTTCTGTGGCAGAGCTGGCTGGAGAAACATCCAGAGGCCTCCAGCAGTACAACACATGACCACTCAGAAACAGACTGGCATGAACACTGTAACCAAACATATCTGTACTACTGGGAACAGTTTCACTACTGGGCTGCTCAGGGCTGGACGGTGGATGAGTCctacagcacagctgctgtttCGGAGGACGATCAGGCCAGCCGAGAAGAAACAGAGGGAATAAAGAATCAGACGGATTCAGCACAAACAAAAGGAGATGAAGAACAAAATGCTGCCAGTGTTACACACCTTATAAGCAGCTTGAGTCTGACTGAGTATGTTGACTGTGCTGAAGATGGTCAGCAGTGTTTGGCCCGTGACTGTTCTGATGAGCCCTGTGATGGTGGAAACCGCAAAAGATCGTCCTCGCGTAGAGCCTGCACCGACACGGCTGGTTAGTGCTTCTGTTTCAACATTTAAAATCACCTTGTGTATATGCTGTGGCTACTGTGGTGTCCCAGCTGTTAGCTCGCTGAGCCCAGATATGTCAACACCTGTCTGCTGCACTACCTACTTTCAGTTTAATGCAGTGTAGTTGCAAGCCAAAATTCATACTGCCCAATGCAACTTGGAATCAATGTAAGCTTAATATTTTgctaaacagaaaaataaaatattcagcCATTTTCTAagttaaatacaaataaaacgtAGGGCTGCATAATATTTTGAAATTATCTAAATATTTCTGTATGGCAATCACAATGGTTCTCAATATGGACTGCAACAATATAACATGTCTGTTCACTTTCAGAAGTGATGTGATGATTTCTTTTCCAAGAAAGAATATGAAACATGCATGTTGgttatataatttttagtttgaaatatattttaatataatttaaaatagagTTGCGCCgttactaaatttctccaccgatgccaatagccgattattcagagtaaTATCAGCCGatgccgattctgaagattaaattaatgtttattaaaaagttagtaattcatataatgacttttACATAATGACTTAACATTATCTGTGTACAGAGCacaaatccattacattttttgtCCTCTTTTGTTTGACAgaatatatcggccctgatcatcggctgttttaaaatgacggcaaatagtgtgaaaaattgattgatactgattattggccgatatatcgttGCATCTCTAATTTAAACTGATTTTACAAACCTAAAGCATTATCGTAATGCATACCgtatattgcattatttatttatattatttgagTTATTTCATATCTCATTTTTCTTCAGTCTCGTGCAGccctaaaaaaatacaaaattcacACAAAAAGTGTGCCAATATTTTGCAAAaattactttttacatttactgtTTGAAATTTTTGGACAAACAGCAGTCACGACAAACCGCAGACAGAAATCAAAACTACTCCGACTTGTCTGACACTGTCAGGCGTACCGcagaataaagaataaaaaggcATCTTTATCTGAGGAAGACTTACACTTGAGATTTGATAAGATTATTCACCAACAATTCACTCTAAACTCGAGTCATTGGTTAAGCTAACTTTATGTCAAGC
Encoded here:
- the tmem68 gene encoding transmembrane protein 68 isoform X1, yielding MSRRNESCLFENGSVGFLSCLFHVWEEWAGLGHLEDYLSFLEYLLWVFTPLAIVFILPFLIVILLYLSILFLHVYKRKNQLREAYSNNLWDGARKTLATLWDGHGAIWHGYEIHGLEKVPDEGPALIVYYHGAIPIDYYYFLANVILQKGRTCHSVADHFLFKVPGFKLILEVFSVIHGPQEECVKALQNGHLLGISPGGVREALFSDETYPLLWGKRKGFAQVAIDSKVPIIPMFTQNVREGFRSLGTLKFYRWVYERFRLPIAPVYGGFPVKFRTFLGDPIPYDPKLNAAELAEKVQQAVQALIDKHQKIPGNILRALLERFQREHKD
- the tmem68 gene encoding transmembrane protein 68 isoform X2, with product MSRRNESCLFENGSRKNQLREAYSNNLWDGARKTLATLWDGHGAIWHGYEIHGLEKVPDEGPALIVYYHGAIPIDYYYFLANVILQKGRTCHSVADHFLFKVPGFKLILEVFSVIHGPQEECVKALQNGHLLGISPGGVREALFSDETYPLLWGKRKGFAQVAIDSKVPIIPMFTQNVREGFRSLGTLKFYRWVYERFRLPIAPVYGGFPVKFRTFLGDPIPYDPKLNAAELAEKVQQAVQALIDKHQKIPGNILRALLERFQREHKD